AAACTGCCAGTATTTCGTAAGGAATGAGCGTCTCATTATTTTTCAATGTTTTCCATTCCATTGCAAACAAAAGTAATGCTGATGCCAGTTCATGCCGAAAATGCAAAGCCGGATCAGGTGCTTGCTTTTCTACCAACCGCTGCATTTGTTGTTGAAATGTTGGCAACAACTTTCCGGCATCGTGGAACAGCACAGCTTTTTTCGACTTTTCTTGAAATTCTTTAAGAGATATGTTGATTGAATTGCAGAAGCAAGCAAGCGCTACCGCCCGGCTTTGGAAGATTTCCTCCCAAAGCCGGTAACACTCACTGACATGATAAGTATATGTTCCCCTCTCCCCTGCACAGGGTTTCGCATACTCCTGTATCATAGACATCACCTTACGCAATGGAAATAAGCGGTACAATATCTATACCAAAGGAATATGCTGGACAAGGTTTCTTTAAACGCTGGATTCCTGAAAGAAAGGTAAAAGGCCTAAATTTGCATCCTTTGCGCTCCCCATTGGGGCCGAAAACAAATGACACAGGCAACTGTTTAACCATTGGCAGTTCCAAGGATGTACGTATGGGAGTAGTTCTGATGACTTCCCAATCAAAAGAGTAATTATCCGATTGATCTCCCGGTATCAAGCTGAGACTCAGTTCTACAGAGCCTCCGCTAACTTCCTCGATAGTCTCAGTCTGGGAAACCTCCTCCAAACGTGCAATATCATCACTGGTCCCCAAAGACAATGCCCATGCTGGTGATATAAACGCCTGCCGCAGGTGCTCTAAAGTTTCCCTATCTTTACAACTATAAAACAACCGGTAAACCGGACGGAATAAAAATTCACGCTTTAAAATGTCACTTCGGACCTCATTAGTAACGATCTTTTGATACTTCCAAAGGTCCAGCCCCTTACCTGGTAACGTACCACGCCAACTGCGGGTGATATCTTTAACTCCTAGATTTACATTGTTTGCTTGAAAAAACTCCCAGGATTGTTGAAAAGGAAGCCCCAGTGCCGCTCCTGCAATCCCGACAATCGTTGAAACCGGCGGCAGCGGTAGTGTTGCATGATAAAGTTGCCCTCCAGGGTCACGAAAAGAGGCTGTTTCTGCAGAAAGTACAACGGAAAAGCCGTACATCACCTAGCCTCCTTTGATTATTTGTAAACATCATCCAACCAGGACTTCATCTTTGCAAATGCCTCACCCATTGGCAGCGCTTGGACAGTATCCTGGGCGAAAAATCCCTTGCGTTCTCCCAAAACCGAATCCTTGATCACGGCTGAAAAATCTTTGATTGTGGATTCGATAAGCGAAAATTCCACCAGCCCATCCC
This region of Desulforamulus hydrothermalis Lam5 = DSM 18033 genomic DNA includes:
- the cas5 gene encoding CRISPR-associated protein Cas5, which encodes MYGFSVVLSAETASFRDPGGQLYHATLPLPPVSTIVGIAGAALGLPFQQSWEFFQANNVNLGVKDITRSWRGTLPGKGLDLWKYQKIVTNEVRSDILKREFLFRPVYRLFYSCKDRETLEHLRQAFISPAWALSLGTSDDIARLEEVSQTETIEEVSGGSVELSLSLIPGDQSDNYSFDWEVIRTTPIRTSLELPMVKQLPVSFVFGPNGERKGCKFRPFTFLSGIQRLKKPCPAYSFGIDIVPLISIA